The following coding sequences are from one Candidatus Borkfalkia ceftriaxoniphila window:
- a CDS encoding recombinase family protein, translated as MRYAAFYGRYSCERQNEQSIEGQLRICQQYADQHDLKIVETYIDRAMTGTNDHRPAFQKMLADCEKNVLWDIVLVYAIDRFGRNSIEIAVNKQKLKKNNKMLISATQRTSDNIDGTKNLDGILLENVYIGLAEYYSAELSQKIRRGLHESRMKGQFSGGILPYGYYVENKKVFIDEERAEIVRFIFQQYAEGTTVKEIIRKLTEKGLTYRGKPFAMNTVYQMLRLEKYIGICRYDEGVYDNIFPAIVPKYIYEDVQKILQTNKKGSKSTRTEFLLKGKLLCGYCGKNMHGDSGTSHTGKTMHYYNCMARKRNNSCNKSAVSKDKFEKLITDTTVQLFEDQSNIDLIANEIMNVHKTRMNKKSVLSILENQRDEIKRSLANIMKAVEKGIFNATTQSRMEELEKQLADVESNIAIEQYKEKTILTKENIIDFLTNAILQKPKKMLQTLIQKIVVYDDKIIIYYNFTDKTNPDESNHRDSFYYPGSDSSVMVECLYRKLNEKKSIEFSIDFFNCYLGA; from the coding sequence ATGAGATACGCTGCTTTTTACGGACGTTATTCCTGTGAACGACAAAATGAACAATCTATTGAAGGTCAATTAAGAATTTGTCAGCAATATGCTGATCAGCACGATCTTAAAATCGTAGAAACTTATATAGACCGAGCTATGACCGGTACGAACGACCATCGCCCTGCTTTTCAGAAGATGCTTGCCGATTGCGAAAAGAACGTACTGTGGGATATTGTGCTTGTCTATGCCATTGACCGATTCGGCAGAAACTCTATCGAGATCGCTGTCAATAAGCAAAAACTCAAGAAAAACAACAAAATGCTTATCTCTGCTACACAACGGACTTCTGATAATATTGACGGGACAAAAAACCTTGACGGTATTTTGCTCGAAAATGTTTATATCGGGCTTGCGGAATACTATTCCGCTGAACTTTCACAAAAAATTCGCAGAGGTCTGCACGAAAGTCGCATGAAAGGTCAATTCTCCGGCGGTATTCTTCCTTACGGATATTATGTTGAAAATAAAAAAGTATTTATCGACGAAGAACGTGCCGAAATCGTCCGTTTTATCTTTCAACAATATGCGGAAGGTACAACCGTAAAAGAAATTATTCGGAAATTGACCGAGAAAGGCTTGACTTATCGAGGAAAGCCCTTCGCTATGAATACCGTTTATCAAATGTTGCGCCTTGAAAAATATATCGGTATATGTCGATACGATGAAGGCGTTTATGATAACATTTTTCCCGCGATCGTTCCAAAATACATCTACGAAGACGTACAAAAAATATTGCAGACAAATAAAAAAGGTTCAAAAAGTACCCGCACAGAATTTCTATTAAAGGGAAAACTCTTATGCGGGTATTGCGGTAAAAATATGCATGGCGACAGCGGTACTTCTCATACGGGCAAAACCATGCACTATTATAATTGTATGGCAAGAAAACGTAATAATTCTTGTAATAAATCAGCGGTTTCAAAAGATAAATTTGAAAAACTTATAACGGATACTACCGTTCAACTTTTCGAAGATCAGTCTAATATTGACTTGATAGCCAATGAGATCATGAATGTACATAAAACGCGAATGAACAAAAAATCAGTATTGAGCATTTTAGAAAACCAACGCGACGAAATCAAACGTTCATTGGCTAACATTATGAAAGCCGTCGAAAAAGGTATTTTCAATGCAACAACTCAATCACGCATGGAGGAACTCGAAAAGCAACTTGCCGACGTTGAATCAAACATTGCCATAGAACAATACAAAGAGAAAACCATTTTAACAAAAGAAAATATTATTGACTTTCTCACGAACGCCATTCTGCAAAAACCTAAAAAGATGCTGCAAACTCTGATACAAAAAATCGTCGTATATGACGATAAAATTATTATCTATTACAATTTTACAGATAAAACAAATCCCGATGAATCTAATCATCGGGATTCTTTTTACTATCCGGGTTCGGATAGTTCCGTTATGGTGGAGTGCCTATATCGTAAATTGAACGAAAAAAAATCTATCGAATTTTCGATAGATTTTTTTAATTGCTACTTGGGGGCTTAA
- a CDS encoding recombinase family protein, whose amino-acid sequence MKTAIIYTWSTAENDAAIQSQIILCKTFALKNDFKILHIYSDFKKSGIGNKLPAMCKLLNEIQSCEWDSLLITDPSRLTDDPLEYFKLQFNLNMAGKRIITVIEQKEVLKQ is encoded by the coding sequence ATGAAAACAGCAATCATTTACACATGGAGCACGGCGGAGAACGACGCCGCTATCCAGAGCCAAATCATTCTTTGTAAAACCTTTGCGCTAAAGAATGATTTTAAGATCTTACACATTTATTCAGACTTTAAGAAGTCGGGCATCGGGAATAAACTGCCTGCCATGTGCAAACTTTTGAACGAAATCCAAAGTTGCGAATGGGATTCGCTGCTTATAACCGATCCGTCGCGTTTAACCGATGATCCGCTGGAATATTTTAAATTGCAATTTAATCTCAACATGGCGGGCAAACGGATTATCACTGTTATCGAACAAAAGGAGGTTTTGAAACAATGA
- a CDS encoding helix-turn-helix transcriptional regulator, producing MPRNPTIHPTQRISPEFQDRLNSIIKDKECTKYEFSSLVGVSKEVISRSCLYGIIPSLQSLIKIADYLNISINYLLGKTSNSNFIKSECNVSFHERLRSLANEKHKKYSEIARKMIFPESYFHDWIRTNTLPSLDYLIKIAEYFNVSPDYILGRTDERD from the coding sequence ATGCCAAGAAATCCGACAATACACCCAACTCAACGTATATCGCCTGAGTTTCAAGATCGTCTTAATAGTATTATTAAAGATAAAGAATGTACAAAGTATGAATTCTCTTCTTTAGTTGGCGTCAGTAAAGAAGTTATCAGCCGATCATGCTTATATGGAATTATTCCCAGTCTACAATCTCTTATTAAAATAGCCGATTATTTGAATATTTCAATAAATTATCTTTTAGGGAAAACTTCAAATTCAAATTTTATTAAATCAGAATGTAACGTATCCTTTCACGAAAGACTGAGAAGTTTAGCCAATGAAAAACATAAAAAGTATTCTGAAATTGCTCGAAAAATGATTTTCCCCGAGAGTTATTTCCATGATTGGATCAGAACAAACACATTACCCTCTCTTGATTATTTAATAAAAATAGCGGAATATTTCAATGTTTCTCCCGATTATATCCTTGGAAGAACCGATGAAAGAGATTAA
- a CDS encoding helix-turn-helix transcriptional regulator, producing the protein MSRVPSDSHLKTSDLFKKRLNELIADLDCSIYEFAPKAHVSKGVITRATIYGIIPSVKPLIKIADTCEVSLEYLLGLTNETIFSPSILKVPFHIRINELRLERGVKFSQIGKQMPFSTNLFYDWQREHTLPSLEYLLAIANYFEVSIDYLLGRTDDKTN; encoded by the coding sequence ATGTCGAGGGTTCCGTCCGATTCACATTTAAAAACTTCAGATTTATTTAAAAAAAGACTTAATGAACTCATTGCAGATTTAGACTGCTCTATTTATGAGTTTGCCCCGAAAGCGCATGTTAGTAAAGGCGTAATTACACGTGCTACCATTTACGGCATTATTCCAAGCGTTAAACCATTGATAAAAATTGCCGATACTTGTGAAGTTTCATTGGAATATTTATTAGGCTTAACGAACGAAACAATTTTTTCTCCCTCAATTCTAAAGGTCCCCTTTCATATTCGAATAAACGAATTGCGCCTGGAAAGGGGCGTCAAATTTTCACAGATTGGAAAACAGATGCCTTTTAGTACTAATCTTTTTTATGACTGGCAACGCGAACATACCCTACCATCATTAGAATATTTGCTCGCAATTGCCAACTATTTTGAAGTATCCATTGATTACCTGCTTGGACGAACCGACGATAAAACCAATTAA
- a CDS encoding RNA polymerase sigma factor has translation MNPILFNYLLTRYRSSSRAVTKLYEYYYPLIVRYIDRQFRGKVDGKDIAQQFFIKLFEIKPKFVRAPTAWVYTIARNMALDKLRKDKRLVYSDMDNGECGEFRLSDKALIALEGLSESEQKIIYLRYWERFRLKEIAELLNEKYDAVKYHHRIAKNKLKIHFREEEK, from the coding sequence GTGAATCCGATCTTATTCAATTATTTATTAACGAGGTATCGTAGCAGTTCGAGAGCCGTCACAAAGTTATATGAATATTACTATCCGCTCATTGTTCGGTATATAGACAGGCAATTCCGAGGAAAGGTAGACGGCAAAGACATTGCACAACAATTTTTCATAAAGTTGTTTGAGATCAAGCCGAAGTTTGTTCGTGCGCCGACGGCTTGGGTATATACGATCGCAAGAAACATGGCGTTGGACAAATTGCGCAAAGACAAGCGGTTGGTTTATTCGGACATGGATAACGGAGAGTGCGGAGAATTCCGTTTGAGCGATAAAGCCTTAATCGCATTAGAAGGATTGAGCGAGTCCGAGCAGAAAATAATTTATCTGCGCTATTGGGAACGTTTTCGATTAAAAGAGATCGCGGAACTGTTAAACGAAAAATACGATGCGGTAAAATATCATCACCGCATCGCTAAAAATAAATTAAAAATTCATTTCAGGGAGGAAGAAAAATGA
- a CDS encoding helix-turn-helix domain-containing protein, translating into MKFEDFSINLAKERMAANLSAYELSLRIGRDASYIHKVENGKINISLKMILKICEVLEIEPVELFKPPSSN; encoded by the coding sequence ATGAAATTCGAAGATTTTAGCATAAATTTAGCAAAAGAAAGAATGGCTGCAAATTTATCCGCTTATGAATTAAGTTTAAGAATTGGTAGAGATGCAAGTTATATTCATAAAGTAGAAAACGGTAAAATTAATATAAGTTTGAAAATGATATTGAAGATTTGTGAGGTTTTAGAAATTGAACCCGTTGAACTATTTAAGCCCCCAAGTAGCAATTAA
- a CDS encoding nucleotidyltransferase domain-containing protein: protein MKEIKLMNIEKNLLVFIQNICRNYPTIEKVILFGSRARGDHTQKSDYDLAIYGQLQPSEIVLLRNALREDLPTLHKIDTVFMQSETDSKLIKNIETEGILIYDKTCQ from the coding sequence ATGAAAGAGATTAAATTGATGAATATAGAAAAAAATTTATTGGTTTTTATACAAAATATTTGCAGGAATTATCCTACCATTGAAAAGGTCATATTATTCGGCTCACGCGCTCGCGGAGATCATACGCAAAAAAGCGATTATGATTTAGCAATTTACGGACAGTTACAACCAAGCGAAATCGTTCTTTTACGGAATGCCCTTCGGGAAGATCTCCCTACCTTGCATAAAATCGATACCGTTTTTATGCAATCCGAAACGGACAGCAAATTGATTAAAAATATCGAAACCGAAGGAATTTTGATTTATGATAAAACTTGCCAATAA
- a CDS encoding DUF4085 family protein, giving the protein MNEQGITEEERKLRKCIYRYYAKTCEKRIAAGAPFVFDENHAARKFEEGLRQKIELLQHMPPTILDKVADIGVFAFGYVSEEVKRLLKPYCGELKRQCKGVLKQAERETEKAEKYLTKRLGVSEYTELFLTDIIFENEDIYLLFDNGEKLLIKNGEILEREEEKLFAWNADIPNSGWSMVIAAELYRTDKKFEIHFLMENRNEYERYTVWYLTFRGTDIQEIITPNNEFRFK; this is encoded by the coding sequence ATGAACGAGCAAGGGATAACCGAAGAGGAACGAAAACTCAGAAAATGTATATACAGGTATTATGCAAAAACTTGCGAAAAGCGGATAGCGGCAGGCGCGCCGTTTGTGTTCGATGAAAACCATGCCGCCCGTAAATTCGAAGAAGGCTTGCGGCAAAAGATAGAATTATTGCAGCATATGCCGCCGACGATATTGGATAAGGTTGCAGATATCGGTGTTTTTGCGTTCGGATATGTAAGCGAGGAAGTAAAAAGATTATTAAAACCCTATTGCGGAGAATTGAAACGGCAATGTAAAGGTGTACTGAAACAAGCAGAACGCGAAACGGAAAAAGCGGAAAAATATCTGACAAAAAGGCTCGGGGTAAGCGAATACACGGAATTGTTTTTAACAGATATCATTTTTGAAAACGAAGATATCTATTTACTGTTTGACAACGGCGAAAAATTGCTTATCAAAAACGGAGAAATACTCGAAAGGGAGGAAGAAAAACTGTTTGCATGGAACGCGGATATCCCCAACAGCGGTTGGAGCATGGTGATTGCCGCCGAGTTGTACCGCACAGACAAAAAATTTGAAATACATTTTTTAATGGAAAACAGAAACGAATATGAACGTTATACAGTATGGTACTTGACATTCCGAGGAACGGATATACAGGAAATCATAACCCCAAATAATGAATTTCGGTTCAAATAA
- a CDS encoding nucleotidyltransferase substrate binding protein encodes MIKLANKFDNFNKAVKRLNEANIAYKKNRDDDIYQDALIQRFEFTFELAWKTLREFMTDQGYQLEILSPKGVFAFAYQEGIISNETLWLDMLDSRNLTSHDYGHELAQTIADKISNRFCKELSNLAKYIFEKIK; translated from the coding sequence ATGATAAAACTTGCCAATAAATTTGATAATTTCAACAAAGCCGTTAAGCGGCTGAATGAAGCAAATATCGCTTATAAAAAGAACCGTGACGATGACATTTATCAAGACGCATTGATTCAACGGTTTGAGTTCACTTTTGAACTGGCATGGAAAACGCTGCGTGAGTTTATGACTGATCAAGGCTATCAATTAGAAATTCTTTCTCCCAAAGGTGTCTTTGCCTTTGCCTATCAGGAAGGAATCATCTCCAACGAAACACTTTGGCTGGACATGCTCGATTCGAGGAACCTTACTTCCCACGATTATGGACACGAGTTGGCGCAAACGATTGCAGATAAAATAAGCAACCGTTTTTGCAAAGAACTTTCTAATCTTGCAAAGTATATTTTTGAAAAAATTAAATAG